In Synechococcus sp. HK05, a genomic segment contains:
- a CDS encoding AbrB/MazE/SpoVT family DNA-binding domain-containing protein → MGSISVLPANRAMAPEVTLRQSGGSVSATIPKELARRFHLEPGDRIQAIETEDGILLTPFDPTVQQALALASEAAKQFQPALRELAQ, encoded by the coding sequence ATGGGTAGCATTTCTGTGCTTCCCGCCAATCGAGCCATGGCCCCAGAAGTAACCCTGCGGCAATCCGGTGGCTCTGTGAGCGCCACCATCCCCAAGGAACTGGCACGCAGATTCCATCTGGAACCAGGCGATCGCATCCAGGCCATCGAAACCGAAGACGGCATCCTCTTAACGCCGTTTGACCCCACGGTTCAGCAGGCTCTCGCTTTGGCCTCCGAAGCCGCCAAACAATTCCAGCCAGCCTTGCGCGAGCTCGCCCAATGA
- a CDS encoding 2Fe-2S iron-sulfur cluster binding domain-containing protein, which translates to MKEVLIHWPTGQTTRCAPGMDWLQAAREAGFAIPTGCLGGSCGACELDVNGTTVRACIATVPASKSGELTVELATDPYW; encoded by the coding sequence ATGAAAGAGGTGTTAATCCACTGGCCTACGGGGCAAACCACCCGCTGCGCCCCAGGCATGGATTGGCTTCAGGCAGCCCGCGAGGCCGGCTTCGCTATCCCCACAGGCTGCCTGGGCGGCAGCTGCGGCGCCTGCGAACTCGATGTGAACGGAACCACGGTTCGAGCCTGCATCGCCACCGTGCCGGCCAGCAAAAGCGGAGAGCTCACGGTGGAGCTGGCGACGGATCCCTATTGGTAA
- a CDS encoding cobyric acid synthase, which yields MVLGTSSGAGKSLMTAALCRVLRRRGETPLPFKGQNMSNNAWVDQAGGEMAYSQALQAWAAGLEPQCAMNPVLLKPQGDSTSEVIHLGQSVGSCRAEHYYRDWFRPGWAAIRQGLGEMQAAYPGGRLVLEGAGSPVEVNLQPRDLTNLRLAQYLRANCILVADIERGGVFAQLVGTLALLRPVERPLIRGLLINRFRGRRELFDEGRRWLEDNTGIPVLGVMPWLDELFPPEDSLDLLERRGRKRGAELEIAVLKLPSLSNFSDLDPLEAEPSVQLRWVAPGEELGNPDAVVVPGSKQTLRDLEALQQSAALCSELHRFAASGGHVFGVCGGMQLLGRELHDPEGLEGGNGAASSAAGLNLLPLRTVFGGEKALRQRASQAQWPALNDTSSESTSLQIEGFELHRGSTFALEPCQSLCVDDGLGWVQANVAGTYLHGVFESGPWRRRWLNQLRARKGLPMLSEQQPHHSRQRDALLDRLADAFEQHVNLEPLLHQP from the coding sequence ATGGTGCTTGGCACCAGCAGCGGTGCCGGCAAGTCGTTGATGACGGCCGCCCTCTGCCGCGTGTTGCGTCGGCGCGGTGAAACACCGCTGCCCTTCAAGGGGCAGAACATGAGCAACAACGCCTGGGTGGATCAGGCGGGCGGCGAGATGGCCTACTCCCAGGCGCTGCAGGCCTGGGCCGCGGGGCTCGAGCCCCAGTGCGCCATGAACCCGGTGCTGCTCAAGCCCCAGGGCGACAGCACCAGTGAGGTGATCCACCTGGGGCAGTCGGTGGGCAGCTGCCGCGCCGAGCACTACTACCGCGACTGGTTTCGTCCGGGTTGGGCCGCAATCCGCCAGGGCCTGGGCGAGATGCAGGCGGCGTACCCCGGCGGGCGGCTGGTGCTGGAGGGGGCGGGCAGCCCGGTGGAGGTGAACCTGCAGCCGCGCGATCTCACCAACCTGCGCCTGGCCCAATACCTGCGCGCCAACTGCATCCTGGTGGCCGACATCGAGCGCGGCGGCGTGTTCGCCCAGCTGGTGGGCACCTTGGCGCTGCTGCGGCCGGTGGAGCGTCCGCTGATTCGCGGGCTGCTGATCAACCGCTTCCGCGGCCGCCGTGAACTGTTTGATGAGGGGCGCCGCTGGCTGGAGGACAACACCGGCATTCCCGTGCTCGGCGTGATGCCCTGGCTCGATGAGCTGTTCCCCCCGGAAGACTCCCTCGATCTGCTGGAGCGCCGGGGCCGCAAGCGCGGCGCCGAGCTGGAGATCGCCGTGCTCAAGCTGCCATCGCTGAGCAACTTCTCTGATCTCGATCCCCTCGAGGCCGAACCGAGCGTGCAATTGCGCTGGGTGGCTCCCGGGGAGGAGCTGGGCAACCCTGATGCCGTGGTGGTGCCGGGAAGCAAGCAGACCCTGCGCGACCTGGAAGCCCTGCAGCAGAGTGCAGCACTTTGCAGTGAACTGCATCGGTTCGCCGCAAGCGGTGGGCATGTGTTCGGCGTGTGCGGCGGGATGCAGCTTCTGGGCCGTGAGCTCCATGATCCCGAGGGGCTTGAGGGAGGAAACGGAGCCGCCTCAAGCGCAGCCGGACTCAACCTTCTGCCCCTGCGCACCGTGTTTGGCGGCGAGAAAGCTCTGCGGCAGCGCGCCAGTCAAGCCCAATGGCCAGCCTTGAACGACACCTCCTCAGAGAGCACCTCTCTGCAAATCGAAGGCTTCGAGCTGCACCGAGGCAGCACCTTCGCCCTTGAACCCTGCCAGTCGCTCTGCGTGGATGACGGACTGGGATGGGTGCAAGCGAATGTGGCCGGCACCTATCTGCATGGCGTGTTTGAAAGCGGACCCTGGCGGCGACGCTGGCTGAATCAGCTCAGGGCGCGCAAGGGGTTGCCGATGCTGAGCGAACAGCAACCACACCACAGCCGTCAGCGCGATGCTTTGCTCGATCGCCTCGCCGATGCCTTCGAGCAGCACGTGAACTTGGAGCCATTGCTGCATCAACCATGA
- a CDS encoding type II toxin-antitoxin system death-on-curing family toxin, with protein sequence MRAIHHDQILEHGGLQGIRNATALEAALARPRQRWDVEELSTIPQLAAAYAEALIRAHPFADGNKRSGFLVAVVFLGLNGFRFQASNEEVVLMICRLAAGELPWTDLQAWFETNSTGPT encoded by the coding sequence GTGCGTGCCATTCATCACGATCAAATCCTCGAGCACGGCGGATTGCAAGGCATTCGCAATGCAACAGCGCTAGAGGCGGCTCTGGCTCGCCCCAGACAACGCTGGGATGTCGAGGAACTCAGCACCATTCCCCAATTGGCGGCAGCCTATGCAGAAGCACTCATCCGAGCCCATCCCTTTGCAGATGGAAACAAGCGCAGCGGCTTTCTGGTTGCCGTCGTGTTTTTGGGTCTCAACGGCTTCCGTTTCCAGGCCTCCAATGAAGAGGTGGTTTTGATGATCTGCCGCCTGGCCGCAGGTGAACTGCCATGGACTGACCTTCAGGCCTGGTTTGAAACCAACAGCACCGGCCCAACGTGA
- a CDS encoding FUSC family protein gives MHRDDLRLAICVGLAAGFGSISTVPDGYYLPLTVAAVMVGSYGGSYALGLQRVICTLLGGLLLLIAQPAFTGLPFPIGLALMLGLIRFLGGCLGLEAGYKITGMVVVMGWLMQSTAVDGWLGLKLSWTALGVVLALLALHLFWPSTAIREHQKAYGALLELQREALLEQQRLLVQSAGARLSPARRKERHRELMRALIQSRATRSAAVLELGANPYAQPQMHLWTDLERCCAAIAGCITALRALREPLVAVPGFRGLHQAEAHLLADAAALLGVWQDALKKNRPALSADSTSQDLQASIEHLRSVERDLLKQPDLPQVLDPFQQRQLARRLLLCYQIGAVVQRMQLRWQELIVTNRDPSPAPP, from the coding sequence ATGCATCGCGACGACCTGCGATTGGCCATTTGCGTGGGTCTTGCGGCCGGCTTCGGCAGCATCAGCACGGTGCCGGATGGCTACTACTTGCCGCTCACCGTGGCGGCCGTGATGGTGGGTAGCTACGGCGGCTCCTATGCCCTCGGATTGCAGCGAGTGATTTGCACGTTGCTGGGCGGTTTGCTGTTGTTGATTGCCCAGCCTGCCTTCACCGGGCTGCCCTTTCCGATTGGGTTGGCGCTGATGTTGGGCCTGATTCGGTTTCTGGGTGGTTGCCTGGGCTTGGAGGCGGGTTACAAGATCACCGGGATGGTGGTGGTTATGGGCTGGTTGATGCAGTCCACCGCTGTGGATGGCTGGTTGGGCCTCAAGCTGAGCTGGACGGCGCTTGGGGTGGTGCTGGCTTTACTGGCGTTGCATCTGTTTTGGCCGAGTACTGCGATTCGCGAGCATCAAAAGGCCTATGGGGCCTTGTTGGAGCTCCAGCGGGAAGCGCTGCTGGAACAACAGCGGCTGTTGGTTCAATCGGCCGGTGCACGCCTCTCACCAGCTCGCCGTAAGGAACGCCATCGCGAGCTGATGCGCGCACTGATTCAATCGCGGGCCACGCGTTCGGCTGCGGTGCTTGAGCTGGGTGCCAATCCCTACGCCCAGCCGCAAATGCATCTGTGGACTGACCTGGAGCGCTGTTGTGCTGCCATCGCTGGATGCATCACCGCCTTGCGGGCCTTGCGTGAGCCGCTTGTTGCGGTTCCTGGCTTCCGTGGGTTGCATCAGGCTGAAGCTCATCTTCTGGCTGATGCCGCTGCGCTGCTTGGTGTGTGGCAGGACGCTCTGAAAAAGAACCGACCAGCGCTATCGGCTGACAGCACATCTCAGGATCTTCAGGCCTCGATAGAGCATTTGCGCAGTGTGGAGAGGGATTTGCTGAAGCAGCCCGATCTACCGCAGGTTCTCGATCCATTCCAGCAGCGCCAATTGGCGCGCCGCTTGCTCCTTTGCTACCAGATTGGAGCTGTGGTGCAGCGGATGCAACTGCGTTGGCAGGAGTTGATCGTTACCAATAGGGATCCGTCGCCAGCTCCACCGTGA